The proteins below are encoded in one region of Telopea speciosissima isolate NSW1024214 ecotype Mountain lineage chromosome 10, Tspe_v1, whole genome shotgun sequence:
- the LOC122642513 gene encoding protein translation factor SUI1 homolog, producing the protein MVELDVQIPSAFDPFTEAKESGAPGAKEYVHIRIQQRNGKKSLTTVQGLKQEYSCEKILKDFKKEFCCNGTVVADEKLGGKVIQLQGDQRKNVSNFLIKVSIAKKEQIKIHGF; encoded by the coding sequence ATGGTTGAACTCGACGTTCAGATCCCTTCTGCTTTTGACCCATTTACTGAGGCTAAGGAATCAGGTGCCCCTGGGGCTAAGGAGTATGTGCACATACGTATTCAACAGAGGAATGGAAAGAAGAGCTTGACAACAGTGCAAGGTCTGAAACAAGAGTACAGTTGCGAGAAGATTCTTAAGGACTTCAAGAAGGAGTTTTGTTGCAATGGTACTGTTGTAGCGGATGAGAAATTGGGGGGCAAGGTTATTCAACTCCAAGGTGATCAACGGAAGAACGTCTCCAATTTCCTAATCAAGGTTAGCATTGCCAAGAAAGAACAGATCAAAATACATGGTTTCTAA
- the LOC122643574 gene encoding subtilisin-like protease SBT4.14, with translation MADPYSVSGLHTAGFINVVVSNDTLIDTAYDFATLIVYVDANLDALIDQYINTTRNPLVVIYKSHVQRQPASPFLASFSSRGPNVITRSLLKPDISAPGVDILASWTMLATPTGSDDDKRHYHYNIIFGTSMSCPHVAAAAAYIKTFRPHWSPAAIKSALITTGEFVHLSILIHACLNTTRNV, from the exons ATGGCTGACCCATACTCTGTATCAGGATTGCACACTGCTGGATTCATCAACGTAGTAGTTTCCAACGATACACTCATCGACACTGCTTATGACTTTGCTACACtgatagtctatgttgatgcaAATCTTGATGCCCTAATTGATCAATACATTAACACTACCAG AAACCCACTTGTCGTTATATACAAGAGTCATGTACAAAGACAACCTGCATCTCCATTTTTAGCTTCCTTCTCTTCTCGTGGACCTAATGTGATCACTAGAAGTCTCCTCAag CCGGATATAAGTGCACCAGGGGTGGACATACTAGCTTCATGGACTATGTTAGCTACTCCAACAGGTTCTGACGATGATAAACGTCATTACCATTATAACATAATATTTGGTACATCTATGTCTTGCCCTcatgttgctgctgctgctgcataCATCAAGACCTTCCGCCCTCACTGGTCACCAGCCGCAATCAAGTCCGCCCTCATTACCACCGGTGAGTTTGTGCATTTATCAATTCTTATTCATGCATGTCTTAACACTACAAGAAATGTCTAG